The stretch of DNA TGCGTCCCATTGTCCGAGGTAAAGCCACAGCTGATGTCGAGTTCGGCGCGAAAGTCGCTATCAGTATGGTAGATGGCTACGCCTTCGTGGAAACGCTGAGTTGGGATGCCTTCAATGAAGGAGTAACCTTGCAAGAATCGGTGGAATATTACCGCCAAAAGTACGGGTACTACCCTGAAGCCGTTCAGGCAGACAAAATATACCGGAATAGGGAAAACCTGCGCTTCTGCGATAGATATAACATACGGCTCAGTGGACCACGGCTAGGAAGACCACTGATTGATAAAAGTACTACAGAGAGAACAGAGACGCATAGAACGGCAAGATGCCAGCGAACGCAATGCTGTAGAAGCGAAATTCGGAGAAGGCAAGCGTCGCTATGGATTGGCACGTATTATGGCACGTCTAAAAGAGACCGCCGAAAGCGTGATCTGCCTGCAGTTCCTAGTAATGAATTTGGAACGTAGGCTCCGTGTTCTTTTGTTCTTTTTTATGCGGCGTCTGTTTCGGTATAATCTGGGTTTTCAAGAACCGTTATTATACTGTTTTAATTAAAATAAGTTCGGTTCAGCAAGCCCTAATTACAAACCCAACCCATAATCAAAATGAAGCATATTGTGCTCATATTTGGCGCTATTATTTTTATGAGTGGTCTTAGCGGTCAAAAAAAGACCGGTATACGCTCTACCGGTCTTTTATACTACCCATTTAGCCAGTTTGTCAGGGTAAATAACTCGTATCGCCCTGCCTTCATAAATTATGCTTTTCTCTTGTTTAAAAGTATTCAGCAGCGAAGTTACCGTCTGCCTTGACGTTCCTACCATATTGGCTATTTCTTCGTGAGTAATGTTTAGATTTAAGCTGGTTCCGTTATTAGTCTGCTTCCCCATTTGTTCCCCCATCCGCATGAGCATCAGGGCTAATCTACCGGGAGCCTGCCTGCAAACCAGTTCATAATTGATGGCTTCTGCCTCACGCATCCTGGCACCCAGTAATTTGGCCACTTTAATAGATAAAAAGCTGTGCTGTTCCATCAACTCCTCAAACTTTTTCTTGCTCATCATTACCATGGATACGTTACCTATGGTACAGGCAAAACATGTCCGGTTTATGCCCAATATTGTTTCTGACAGACCCATTAATTCCCCTGGATTGCGAATACTGCCCACCGCAACTTTCCTGCCCTCGGCGGATAGCCTGTAAATGTTTACCCATCCGCTCTCAATTAAATATACCCGATCGGAAATATCACCAACGGCAAATACCGTATGCTTTCTGGGGTAATGTACAGTTGTGCCCGCCTTCCTGACAATCATCTTCTCCATGTCGTTTAACACCAGATTTGACCTTGATATGCTGTCACTCATAGTTATTCCTCCATTATATAACTGCATCATAAGCTAAATGCACTTCGGATCGTTGAGATGCAATGCTTATTTCCCTTACAACAAATGCGTAATTGCAATTATTTTAAAGAATCTTTAAATTTATATTTTTTTGAAACAATGGAGACATTGACCCTTATTAATTGC from Desulfoscipio gibsoniae DSM 7213 encodes:
- a CDS encoding Crp/Fnr family transcriptional regulator, with protein sequence MSDSISRSNLVLNDMEKMIVRKAGTTVHYPRKHTVFAVGDISDRVYLIESGWVNIYRLSAEGRKVAVGSIRNPGELMGLSETILGINRTCFACTIGNVSMVMMSKKKFEELMEQHSFLSIKVAKLLGARMREAEAINYELVCRQAPGRLALMLMRMGEQMGKQTNNGTSLNLNITHEEIANMVGTSRQTVTSLLNTFKQEKSIIYEGRAIRVIYPDKLAKWVV